A segment of the Thermoplasmatales archaeon genome:
TTCTTGTATTTCTCAATATTTTCCCTGTTGAAAATGCGGTTAGAAGAATAAATACCACACAAATTGCTACAATTTTCCTCATGAAAATAATTGTCTTAAAGTTTAAATATTTTTACTTGAGTATTTACTTAACTATTTCTTCTTTTTTTAGCTCTTCTTCTATAATATTTCTAAAGGTTTCAAAACCGAGAGAGCGAGATATTATCTTCTTTGCTCCCGCTTCAAGCAGTTTTTTAGCTTTTTCAGTTCCATAAAATGCGGTAAAACCATAAATTTTTGCGGAAGGATCAATACTTAAAATTTCTTTGGTAGCTTCAATTCCGTTTTTAAATGGCAAACCTATGTCAACTACAACAATATCTGGTCTTTTTCCTCTTTCAATCAAATATTTGTATTTTTCAACTCCTTCATTTCCATCATAAGCGGGGACTATTTCAACATTTGAATTAGCTAAATATCTTTTTATCAAATCTTGTATTAATTCGTCATCTTCAATTACAAGCATTAATTTTCTGTTCGAGAGCTTTGATAGCATATTGCTAACAAAATACTTTTGAGTATTTAAACATTTCGGTAAAATGAGAACACTTCTTACTGATAAAAAATAGGGAAATTATTTTTAAATTTTCAGATTTTTGAAGGTCTCATAAAATCTTTAAATATTCTATTCCATCACTTGCCTTATTTCCTGAGTAATCAAATGCAATTGCTTCAAAATAGGATTTTTTGATCAATGAATGAGGTAACTTAATCGAGAATGCTCCTTTATATCCTTCTCCTATAATTTTTCCATTTACTCTATACTCAACTATTAACAAGGCATCATCCTTTACTTCAATTTCTGCTTCAATTCCTCCTATTATGATTGTATTTTTTGAAGGTATCAACTTCTTACCGAGGATATAAATAAATTTTTCTTCTGGATAAACTATTCTTACCACGGGTTTTTCAAAATCATCTCCATATTTTTTCCCGACCTCCATGACTAGCAATGCCTTTAATCCCTCAAATTTAAGTTTATCACCGATTTCAAAATTAGGAATAACATTGGCGGAGAGATTAAGAGAAGTTGCTTCGAGCAATAAATTCTGCCAGATTGCGCCCGCTTCATAATACCATGCCCACGATTCACCTGCCTTACTTAAATTCAGATAGATAAAAAACAGATTTGCATTTCTTGCCCAAGATGGCCAAATCTCTCCCCTCACATCTTCATCAATCACCAGCTCAAGGGAATGATTTTCTGGCAAATAATGGAAGAAACCAGAAGAATTTGCAAAGAATATCTCAAGTGGGTATGTTGCATGGGAGCTCGGGACGGTGCGGTGGCGCCGGCCGTGAAGGGCATCGAAGAAGTAGGAGTAACCATATGAAGCCCATAGCAACTGGGATATTTCTCTTTCATTTAACTCGCCATATAAAAATTCTTCTCTGTTCTTTTCAAGCATTGCATCAACTAAATTTTTGCTCCCGTTTCCTGGAAATGGGAGAGAAGTGTTGTAAGGAGAGTAATAAAAATTGTAGGGTCTGGATGGGTAACCAACTGGCATGATAATGAGTGGCTTTTCATCAATTGGTAGGCCTATGTAATATAATTCATATGCTTTTCCAGCGGTTGTTACTGTTCCTAAATTGAGGGAGTTTGAAATAAAGTATATGTTTTGCCCTATACTCCCCATTTGAAATGCTGAAAAATTCTCATTTTTCCCACAGCTTTTATTCCATGTCAGCCCTATTTTAAGATATGCGGTGTCATAATCTCCGACCCATCTAAAATCTCCTTTCCTGAAAATTTTAAGGGAATGATTTGAAGGAATGTATCTGTAGACCCCTCCCTCCATTATTACATAAATATTCACGGAGGCGCGTCTATCCGCGCTCGCTACAAGGTTAGTTGCCCATAAAAGCGAGGAAATATTTTCAAGAGATATTTCTCTTTCAGAAAATTCTCTTATTGAAACTCTTCTTGAAATAGCATCTTCAAGTAAAATTTCTGGAAGGTGAGGAGGGGGTAAATAGATATATTCACCATTCATAGGGAGATTTGTAGAAAAAAACAATAATGCGGTTAAGAAGATTAATTTCTTCATCTTATGTCGCTAATTTGAAAAGCTCTTCCAAAATATATTTCATGGGGCAAAATAAATGGAATTAAAAAATTTGTAGTGGGGAATGGAGCAACATATGATATATTTCCATTAAAATAAATATCCGCTTTTATAAATCCGTGAGGAGCTTCACTCAAATTAACATAAGCTCCTATAAAAGAAATTCCCATAACAATAAAGCTTGTAATAAATGCACCTATTTTTTTCATATTTTTATATACACAAAAATATTTAAATTTATTGGATTTAAGAGCATGCAAGTTTGCAAAATAGAAAAAATTGTTGAAGAATCTCCCATTCATAAAACATTTTTTTTCTGTTGCAATGAATTAAAAAAAGCAAAGCCAGGGCAATTTGTAATGATCTGGATTCCTGGAATTGATGAAATACCAATGTCACTGAGCTATATTGGAGATTTTCAGGCAATAACTGTAGAGAAAGTAGGAGAAGCAACGGAAAAACTGCATAAAATGAAGGAAGGAGATAAAATCGGGGTGAGAGGACCATATGGAAAAGGTTTCTCAGAGATTGGGAAAAAAGCTCTATTTGTTGCGGGCGGAACAGGGATTGCGCCTATTATGCCACTTATAAGAAAATATAAAGGGGAAAAGCATGTGATAATTGGTGCAAGAAATAAAGATTTGCTGATATTTTTGGATGAAATTGAGGATTTTGCTGAAATCTATATTTCAACAGATGATGGAAGCATTGGCTTTAAAGGATTTGCCAGCGAGGTTGCTGAAAAATTGATTGAGGAAGAAAATTTTGATGTTGTATATACTTGCGGGCCCGAAATAATGATGAAAAAAATTTTTGAACTTTGCAGAAAAAATAAAATAAGGATGCAGGCGAGCCTTGAAAGATATATGAAATGCGGGGTTGGAATATGTGATTCATGTGCAATAGATGGATATCATGTATGCAAAGATGGCCCTGTTTTTGATGAAAAAGATTTGGAAAGGATGAAGGATTTTGGGAAATTCAGAAGGAATGAGGCGGGGAGGAAAATAAAGATATAGCTATTTCCAAACCGCAATGAATTTCTCAAAACTTCTGTCATAAGTTCTCTCCGCTTCCGGAGGGAAAAAGCAGGCGGGCAATTCTTTATTTCTTAAATGATATCTCAGGCACTCGCAGCATATTCCTTTCCTCTCACAAGGCTCATAACTGCAGGGACAATCCTTCAAATTTTTCTCTTTTCTACACTCCATGTTTTATCACCTCTTCTATTATTTTTTTATGATCGAAAGCTAAATCCGGCAAGCTATTTAAATCAAAAAATCTTGCATCAATTGCATCATCTCCCGCTACTGGCTCATCGTCTGAGGCAAGTAAAAATACAATGGATATTATATGTCCTCTTGGATCTCTATTTGGATCAGAATAAACTCCAAACAATTTTTTAATTCTTACATTCATTCCAGTTTCTTCCTTGAATTCCCTGAATATCGCATCCTCTACTTTCTCACCATATTCAACAAATCCTCCTGGCAAGGCCCATTTATCTTTAAATGGCTCATTCTTTCTCTTTATCAGGAGAATCTTATTATCCTTTATTAATATCCCATCAACCGCAATGCTCGGCTTCATATTATCACAGAGAAAACTTTTATTTTTTTCTCCGCAACATTTCCAACTTCATCATATGCAACAAATTTTATTTCATGCCAACCAAATGATGGTTCTTTCCATAACCACAAAAACGGGCTTTCATATGATACATTTTTTAGCTCATTATCTATATATAACTCAATTTTTTCCGCATCCGCAATAACTTCTATTTTTATTCTCCCTATAACTATTGCAAAATTTGAATTTATTTCCATAACTTCCTTTCCAAAAATATACAACTTCCCTTCTTTTGGCTTAACAACATTTATTGAAGGAGGAGAGAAATCAAAAAAGCAATGCGCATCCGCCACCGCGGGCTTCTTTTCGGTGTAATTTCCCTTCCTCAATATGCTGTAAAATTCATAATAACCTTCCTCCTCTGGTATGAAATCAATTTCACGCTCGCTTTCCAGTGTGCAATATATTTTCCATTTCCCTCCAAGCCCTATTTTCTTCCTGTAGTATATATCAACTGTTGAATTATTTTCCGCCTCAACCCAAACTTTTATTGGAGCATTTGATTTTTCATCGCTTACATAAACCCTTGAGGTCAATGGCATTTGAGAAATTTCAATTGTGGGGTCACCAAGGAGATTATATTCATAAAGGGTGAGATAATCGTGTTCGCCTTTAAATGTAATTGTGTTTATATAATCTATTTTTGCTCTCGAAAAAATTTCACCAACACTTCTACATCCATCATAATATGCCCTGAAAAATGCTCTATCAAGATAACCAGCAAGTCCAGATTTTATTCCATTTCCAAGATATACATATGCAACCCTGCTACTGCCAGAATAAGCAATTGCTCCGTAATTGCTCAAAACAAATTTTTCACCAAAGCAATCTGTTGTATCAAACTCATTTGTGGAGCAGGCCATTGCGAAAACAATCGGTAAGTATTTATTCTTCAGCATGCTTAACTCATCAATCCAGAAGCCACCGCTCTCCCATCCCATTCCATATGGATTTCCATGGGATGCAAAAT
Coding sequences within it:
- a CDS encoding response regulator: MLSKLSNRKLMLVIEDDELIQDLIKRYLANSNVEIVPAYDGNEGVEKYKYLIERGKRPDIVVVDIGLPFKNGIEATKEILSIDPSAKIYGFTAFYGTEKAKKLLEAGAKKIISRSLGFETFRNIIEEELKKEEIVK
- a CDS encoding dihydroorotate dehydrogenase electron transfer subunit, which encodes MQVCKIEKIVEESPIHKTFFFCCNELKKAKPGQFVMIWIPGIDEIPMSLSYIGDFQAITVEKVGEATEKLHKMKEGDKIGVRGPYGKGFSEIGKKALFVAGGTGIAPIMPLIRKYKGEKHVIIGARNKDLLIFLDEIEDFAEIYISTDDGSIGFKGFASEVAEKLIEEENFDVVYTCGPEIMMKKIFELCRKNKIRMQASLERYMKCGVGICDSCAIDGYHVCKDGPVFDEKDLERMKDFGKFRRNEAGRKIKI
- a CDS encoding NUDIX hydrolase; translation: MKPSIAVDGILIKDNKILLIKRKNEPFKDKWALPGGFVEYGEKVEDAIFREFKEETGMNVRIKKLFGVYSDPNRDPRGHIISIVFLLASDDEPVAGDDAIDARFFDLNSLPDLAFDHKKIIEEVIKHGV
- a CDS encoding nitroreductase family protein: MKKLIFLTALLFFSTNLPMNGEYIYLPPPHLPEILLEDAISRRVSIREFSEREISLENISSLLWATNLVASADRRASVNIYVIMEGGVYRYIPSNHSLKIFRKGDFRWVGDYDTAYLKIGLTWNKSCGKNENFSAFQMGSIGQNIYFISNSLNLGTVTTAGKAYELYYIGLPIDEKPLIIMPVGYPSRPYNFYYSPYNTSLPFPGNGSKNLVDAMLEKNREEFLYGELNEREISQLLWASYGYSYFFDALHGRRHRTVPSSHATYPLEIFFANSSGFFHYLPENHSLELVIDEDVRGEIWPSWARNANLFFIYLNLSKAGESWAWYYEAGAIWQNLLLEATSLNLSANVIPNFEIGDKLKFEGLKALLVMEVGKKYGDDFEKPVVRIVYPEEKFIYILGKKLIPSKNTIIIGGIEAEIEVKDDALLIVEYRVNGKIIGEGYKGAFSIKLPHSLIKKSYFEAIAFDYSGNKASDGIEYLKIL